A DNA window from Hevea brasiliensis isolate MT/VB/25A 57/8 chromosome 2, ASM3005281v1, whole genome shotgun sequence contains the following coding sequences:
- the LOC110672934 gene encoding reticulon-like protein B9 — MSDSEDETIPRGKLFGRQRSIHDVLGGGKVADVLLWKKKNVSGSLSIGMTVIWFLFEVVEYNFVTLFCHFSITAMLMVFIWCTGADFFNWNSPKIPKSILDGQAFHEVASAFHERFNQALSKLLDIACGKDPRLFILTVVSLYILSVIGSYFTFLNFLYLVFVCSQTLPFLYDRYEEEVDEYVGRLFRQAKKTYRRFDSRVLKMIPRGTVKDKVT; from the exons ATGTCAGATTCTGAGGATGAAACAATTCCAAGAGGGAAGCTATTTGGAAGGCAAAGATCAATACATGATGTTCTTGGAGGAGGAAAAG TTGCAGATGTGTTATTatggaaaaagaaaaatgtatcaGGTTCGCTTAGCATTGGTATGACTGTGATATGGTTTCTCTTTGAGGTGGTTGAGTACAATTTTGTCACTCTTTTCTGTCACTTCTCCATCACCGCAATGCTCATGGTCTTCATATGGTGCACTGGAGCTGACTTTTTCAATTG GAATTCCCCAAAGATTCCCAAAAGTATTTTAGATGGACAAGCATTCCATGAAGTTGCTTCAGCCTTCCATGAAAGATTCAATCAAGCCCTATCAAAGCTTCTTGACATTGCATGCGGAAAAGATCCACGACTCTTCATTCTG ACAGTTGTTTCTCTCTATATATTATCGGTGATCGGAAGCTACTTCactttcttgaattttctttatTTGG TTTTTGTTTGCTCGCAAACACTGCCATTTCTGTACGATCGATACGAAGAAGAAGTTGATGAATATGTTGGTAGATTGTTTCGACAAGCCAAAAAAACGTATAGGAGATTTGATTCGAGGGTCCTTAAAATGATACCAAGGGGAACGGTGAAGGATAAAGTCACATAA